The Desulfobotulus pelophilus region GTCAGGATTTTTTTTTCTTACGCAGTTCTGCCAGTCTTCCCATGGAGACAGGCAGGACGGGTATCACAGCTTTGAATAATACCACAAAGAGGCAGGCCCATGCAAAAAAATCCCCGATTTCGGCGTAAAGGCTTTTTCCTTTGAGCAGGGGGGCTCGGACGTTGAGGGTGTCTGTGGTATTCATGGCTGTTTTTTTCTCTATGCGTCCCGTCGGGAGGATTAGGGCGCTGATGCCTGTGTTGGCACTGCGTATGACGGTTTTACGGAATTCAACGGCACGGAACTGGCTGAAGGCGAGGTGCTGGGCCGGGCCGCCGGTATTGCCGAACCAGGCATCATTGGTCTGGACCGCAAGGAGTTCGGCCCCTTTTGCCACAGCCTCCCTTGCCATGTGGGGGAACACGCTCTCAAAGCATATCAGGGGGGCGAGAAGCCTGTCCTGAAAGGCAAGGACGGGTGGATGCATGCCGGGAGTGAACTCTCCTGCGGGAACGATAAACTGATCAAGAAATGGCAGATAGCGTTTCAGGGGGATGTATTCACCAAAGGGAACGAGGTGGCGTTTGTCGTAGCGGGCAAGGATATCTCCCTCGGGGCTGATCAGGTAGCTTCTATTGAAAAAAAGGTAGTTTCCGCCGGATGCTGTCTCGTAGGCAGGTGAGCCCGTGAGGTGATATCCTCCGGATTCCCTTATGTGGGTAAGAATCTGCCGGGTGGGGGCTTTGTCCGTAAAGAGGTAAAAGGGGGTGGCGGTTTCCGGCCAGAGGAAAAGACGGTTTTCGTCTTCAGGTGCTTTGGC contains the following coding sequences:
- the lnt gene encoding apolipoprotein N-acyltransferase, giving the protein MNLFFYPGDPSMLYARLSAPATASACGIATALAFPPFGFWPLLFMASALPIRMSARADSSGKAFRCGFFFGFFFFSVTLHWLAATVQAFGGLPWPAALGALGLLASYMALYPAFFFLFIHHIYQKKKNILLLAPAAWTALEFIRGHLFTGFPWAQLGHGLAETPLLIQSADMGGVYLVSFAIVMANTALAFPGKKGKNMVISLCLWLCLGSYGHIRIKNIEKITAHAPGIEVSILQGNFPPDQKWDPAFQKKTLDRYHRLMAKAPEDENRLFLWPETATPFYLFTDKAPTRQILTHIRESGGYHLTGSPAYETASGGNYLFFNRSYLISPEGDILARYDKRHLVPFGEYIPLKRYLPFLDQFIVPAGEFTPGMHPPVLAFQDRLLAPLICFESVFPHMAREAVAKGAELLAVQTNDAWFGNTGGPAQHLAFSQFRAVEFRKTVIRSANTGISALILPTGRIEKKTAMNTTDTLNVRAPLLKGKSLYAEIGDFFAWACLFVVLFKAVIPVLPVSMGRLAELRKKKKS